In a single window of the Antennarius striatus isolate MH-2024 chromosome 3, ASM4005453v1, whole genome shotgun sequence genome:
- the igsf9b gene encoding uncharacterized protein igsf9b isoform X2, which translates to MGPERRWLQAVTAAVAICLLSVSQADASLVRAREGSSAELSCSLTPSSREDTTPNLFPLHVVEWVRLGFNVPILIKFGVYAPRVHPNYKGRVSLTRGASLLVDRLTLEDEGWFECRILLLESEKDNFQNGTWTFLSITAPPVFIKTPPSFVEVLLGDSLTLSCGAHGNPRPTVVWHKDESRIEKHEKIKVLNGTLSLASVTRNISGVYKCHVSNTEGNLTHSTQLQVKGPPIIIISPEDTTLNMSQEAVLQCQADSYPSNLTYEWLKQGQNVYHIESLKSRVKILVDGTLLIPNLIPEDAGNYTCIPTNGLLTPPSASAHLTVKHPARVGRMSRETYLPAGMEGVIECPVQADPPVLYVNWTKDGTSLNLDNYPGWMVNSEGSVFITTANDNAVGLYTCTAYNSYGTMGQSEPTRVILKDPPTFTVLPKLEYLQEVGRELIIPCEAIGDPAPNITWSKIGPSPRSQYTVLANGSLLLRPLSKDHQGGWECLASNHVAAVSAGTVVMVLGTSPHAVSSVSVATEMNQANVSWVPGFDGGYTQKFTVWVKQASRGKHEWASLPVPTSKSYLLVTGLLAGTGYQFSVLPQNKLGSGPFSEIISVRTQAVPTEPPTDVTLPLLDPPTLLSANRTEEGILLQWSPPEAPSSPLTGYVLQGRQDRGQWVILSSNISANESELLVLGLLRDCSYDLRLLSRANEVLSDPSESVSVNTVGMEMYPLRPSFLEVIPEPLLAGVLGGVCFLFAAIILSLVTACYMSQRRQRRRRKRRQDLPAALQKNSPDARSPPRSPDSVLKLKLCPPLPFFPNASSSQSDRSSFDKGSRGEYHDQRRQLLSNSSPPPHYTLFESHLGSQAPSPTTLESISRGPDGRFIIQPLQEDPSPSDKKNAKEDILQINGGASGSGSNRTSFRDSPKSSVLSSEKEDRKNSPLTVDIPELSRPPSSPGRVRAMARNFSRHGCFYSDDEQGSEALLERASFYSDNSEKKPSDTHRRYFMPGNTEDLFPSLGRKSKPLERGYQPMENLKNGTLVSQLDSESERDSINKCVQLAKEREQMEKELRNYTSYQRGGGRDERQSIKIENTREEEPVWKLQDVALRQKHRPAGQTSRVSDYRRACYFGNTSSPMDRLPASRMNWDISPVTAATSLIPVRRLQEITSPGSPRPLTTDESFTVDSSRSPVTQNTSLPTISMEMTSENPLLQTPIRARSLSPQTGADACRRSVTEQGLREKTLGQGGTSRSRHSYADAGATRGSSADGEKPPAPCRRPETPAEDAAGGDASPSGDSTVRSEHQEVGAKVKEREAGPQEDKRTLGFYSELEREGVRTRSRRSDRGLFSDSPSPVSTLTLVEEVESDQSQFSVPRISGSFKTKPAAPSPKVSSVQTSVILEYLSLPGFIEMSVDEPEEEADATETPSSDRKSGKPTAAKPDVVPRNWEVHVQEQGADSVESSCHSRRRPLHGEGKDPSLRVRFPDEPRPSSSSPPGPEKTCKQLYDEKTRNKRPDRPESRSGSRSPHPLLSAARGMADIASKHSQTFVDASDSFSEKSQRQASQGSRANNIASRICQAPPPFLKKSLSVGPCRALSGFGQPRPFLKKSFSLGSQRWEHFESPRAYISEKYYWDEFPTPEVRSYSLGRSPSSFPRPGPSWREYVPFRRPDMGSLERPHPAQRPLASPPYLTPSMYPPRHASIPPMMEPDRRRQAAVFPESSRWAPSYQDPQRCVQYNYIPVPPPIPVPEYQHWPGPRGDGLRPADPRRGPPRSYLPRGISWPSPYYTTGPPREGEGYRLMGRGGEAEPREGGRASYASQSSGRGSAGLFRQSLSVTPTLLSSPETTEENERHRAEAELQERRAKRRNTSVDESYEWDSADVCVDPEVLEAPGFDQRGRGELRSDRTGGLRDRQRKGFSRS; encoded by the exons ATGGGACCGGAGCGCCGCTGGCTTCAGGCTGTCACCGCTGCTGTAGCCATCTGTCTGCTGA GTGTGTCTCAAGCCGACGCCTCATTGGTCCGTGCCAGGGAGGGCAGTTCTGCGGAGCTGAGCTGCAGCCTCACCCCCTCATCCAGAGAAGACACCACCCCGAACCTCTTCCCGCTGCACGTGGTGGAGTGGGTGCGCCTGGGCTTCAACGTCCCCATCCTGATTAAATTCGGAGTGTACGCGCCGCGCGTCCATCCAAACTACAAGG GCCGCGTGTCGCTGACCCGGGGCGCCTCTCTGCTGGTGGATCGACTGACCCTGGAGGACGAGGGCTGGTTCGAATGTCGAATCCTGCTGCTGGAAAGCGAGAAGGACAACTTCCAGAACGGCACCTGGACCTTCCTCTCCATCACAG CTCCACCTGTGTTCATCAAGACGCCGCCGTCGTTCGTGGAGGTTCTGCTGGGAGACTCTCTGACTCTCAGCTGCGGAGCCCACGGCAACCCTCGGCCAACTGTCGTCTGGCATAAGGACGAGAGCCGAATCGAGAAACACGAGAAAATAAAA GTTCTCAATGGTACCTTGTCTTTGGCCTCCGTCACGAGAAATATTTCAGGAGTCTACAAATGTCACGTGTCCAACACGGAGGGGAACCTGACCCACTCCACGCagctgcaggtcaaag gaccccccatcatcatcatctccccAGAGGACACAACCCTCAACATGTCCCAGGAGGCCGTTCTGCAGTGTCAGGCTGACTCCTACCCCTCCAACCTGACCTACGAGTGGCTGAAACAGGGGCAGAATGTTTACCACATCGA GTCTCTGAAGTCCAGAGTGAAGATTTTGGTGGATGGGACTCTCCTCATTCCTAATCTCATCCCAGAAGACGCCGGTAACTACACCTGCATCCCAACCAACGGCCTCCTGACCCCGCCCTCAGCCTCGGCGCACCTCACCGTCAAAC ATCCTGCACGTGTCGGCCGAATGTCGCGGGAAACGTATTTGCCCGCTGGCATGGAGGGTGTGATCGAATGCCCCGTCCAGGCCGACCCCCCCGTGCTGTACGTCAACTGGACCAAAGACGGGACCAGTTTGAATCTTGATAAT TACCCGGGGTGGATGGTGAACTCCGAGGGCTCCGTTTTTATAACCACGGCCAACGACAACGCCGTGGGCTTGTACACGTGTACGGCCTACAACAGCTACGGCACCATGGGCCAGTCGGAACCAACCCGGGTCATTCTGAAG GACCCCCCGACATTCACGGTGCTCCCTAAGCTGGAGTATCTCCAGGAAGTGGGGAGAGAGTTGATCATTCCGTGCGAAGCCATCGGGGACCCCGCCCCCAACATAACGTGGAGTAAG ATCGGCCCTTCTCCTCGCTCTCAGTACACCGTGTTGGCTAACGGCTCCCTGCTGCTGCGGCCGCTCAGTAAAGACCACCAGGGGGGGTGGGAGTGCTTAGCTAGTAACCACGTGGCGGCGGTCAGCGCCGGAACCGTGGTGATGGTGCTGG GCACCAGTCCTCACGCCGTGTCCTCGGTGTCCGTCGCCACGGAGATGAACCAAGCCAACGTGTCCTGGGTGCCGGGGTTCGATGGGGGATACACCCAGAAATTCACCGTGTG GGTCAAACAGGCGTCCAGAGGGAAACACGAGTGGGCGTCTCTGCCGGtacccacctccaaaagctaCCTGCTGGTCACCGGGCTGCTGGCTGGTACCGGATACCAGTTCAGCGTTCTCCCTCAGAACAAACTCGGCTCCGGACCGTTCAGCGAAATCATTTCCGTGCGAACACAAG CCGTTCCAACAGAACCGCCTACAGACGTCACACTCCCTCTGCTGGACCCGCCCACACTCCTTTCAGCCAATCGGACCGAGGAAGGGATCCTCCTCCAGTGGTCGCCCCCGGAGGCGCCCTCCTCCCCTCTGACGGGTTACGTCCTGCAGGGCCGTCAGGACCGGGGCCAGTGGGTCATCCTCAGCAGCAACATCAGCGCCAACGAGAGCGAGCTGCTAGTGCTGGGCCTGCTCAGG GACTGCAGCTACGATCTGAGGCTGCTGTCTCGCGCCAACGAAGTCCTCAGTGACCCGAGCGAGTCCGTCAGCGTCAACACCGTCG GAATGGAAATGTACCCGCTGCGCCCCAGTTTCCTGGAGGTCATCCCTGAGCCTCTGCTGGCGGGCGTGTTGGGGGGCGTGTGCTTCCTGTTTGCAGCCATCATCCTTTCATTGGTGACGGCGTGCTACATGAGTCAGAGGAGGCAGAGGCGGCgcagaaaaagaagacaag ATCTCCCAGCTGCCCTCCAGAAGAACTCTCCAGA CGCTCGCTCACCTCCTCGCAGCCCAGACAGCgtcctgaagctgaagctgtgtCCGCCGCTGCCCTTCTTCCCCAACGCCTCGTCCTCCCAGTCCGACCGCTCGTCGTTCGACAAAGGCAGCCGCGGCGAGTACCACGACCAGCGGAGGCAGCTCCTGTCCAACTCCTCTCCTCCGCCTCACTACACGCTGTTTGAGAGTCATCTGGGATCTCAGGCGCCGTCTCCGACCACCCTGGAGTCCATCTCCAGAGGGCCCGACGGACGCTTCATCATCCAACCGCTGCAGGAGGACCCCAGCCCCTCCGATAAGAAGAACGCGAAGGAGGACATCCTGCAGATTAACGGCGGGGCGAGCGGCTCGGGGAGCAACAGGACGTCGTTCCGGGATTCTCCAAAGTCGAGCGTTCTGAGCTCGGagaaggaagacaggaagaacTCCCCTCTCACCGTGGACATCCCGGAGCTGAGCAGACCGCCGTCCTCTCCTGGAAGAGTCCGGGCCATGGCCAGAAACTTCTCCCGTCACGGCTGCTTTTACTCCGATGACGAACAAGGCTCTGAAGCCCTGCTGGAAAGAGCCAGCTTCTACTCGGACAACAGTGAGAAAAAGCCCAGCGACACCCACAGGAGGTATTTTATGCCGGGAAATACTGAAGATCTGTTCCCAAGTCTGGGAAGGAAAAGTAAACCTCTGGAGAGAGGCTACCAGCCGATGGAGAACCTGAAGAACGGCACCCTGGTGTCACAACTGGACAGCGAGTCGGAGAGGGATAGCATCAACAAGTGTGTCCAGTTAGCGAAGGAGAGGGAGCAAATGGAGAAGGAGCTGCGGAACTACACGTCCTATCAGAGAGGGGGGGGTAGAGACGAACGACAGTCGATAAAGATAGAGAACACACGAGAAGAAGAACCCGTATGGAAGCTGCAGGACGTCGCCCTGAGGCAGAAGCACCGACCCGCCGGTCAGACGAGTCGCGTGTCCGACTACCGGAGGGCGTGTTACTTCGGGAACACCAGCAGTCCGATGGACCGGCTCCCTGCTTCCCGCATGAACTGGGACATCAGCCCCGTTACCGCGGCTACGAGCCTCATCCCTGTGCGGAGACTCCAGGAGATCACCTCGCCCGGTTCGCCGCGTCCTCTCACCACAGACGAGTCCTTTACCGTCGATTCGTCGCGTTCTCCGGTCACACAGAACACCTCCCTTCCCACCATCTCCATGGAGATGACCTCAGAGAATCCCCTGCTCCAAACGCCGATCAGAGCCCGGTCGTTGAGTCCGCAGACGGGGGCAGACGCGTGCAGGAGGTCCGTGACGGAACAGGGTTTAAGGGAGAAGACTCTGGGCCAAGGTGGAACTTCTAGATCCAGACACTCGTACGCTGACGCGGGCGCGACCAGAGGTTCCTCCGCTGACGGCGAGAAGCCGCCTGCTCCGTGTCGTCGGCCTGAGACGCCTGCAGAGGATGCGGCTGGAGGGGACGCGAGTCCGTCCGGCGATTCTACCGTTCGCTCCGAACATCAAGAAGTCGGGGCCAAGGTCAAAGAAAGGGAGGCTGGGCCGCAGGAGGACAAACGGACTTTGGGGTTTTACTCGGAGTTGGAGAGGGAGGGGGTGCGAACTCGCTCCAGGAGGAGCGATAGGGGGCTTTTCTCCGATAGCCCCAGTCCCGTTTCCACGTTGACACTTGTAGAAGAAGTCGAGAGCGACCAATCCCAGTTTTCTGTTCCCAGAATATCCGGATCCTTCAAGACCAAACCTGCAGCGCCGTCGCCCAAAGTGTCCTCCGTGCAGACGAGTGTGATTCTGGAGTACCTGAGCCTCCCTGGTTTCATCGAAATGAGCGTGGATGAACCCGAGGAAGAGGCTGACGCCACAGAGACGCCgagttcagacaggaagtcaggaaaaCCCACAGCAGCTAAGCCCGACGTGGTTCCCAGAAACTGGGAGGTTCACGTTCAGGAACAAGGGGCCGACTCTGTGGAGTCCAGCTGTCATTCCAGGAGGCGCCCCCTCCATGGAGAAGGTAAGGATCCGTCGCTTCGGGTACGATTCCCAGACGAGCCGAGGCCGTCGTCGTCGTCGCCTCCCGGCCCAGAAAAAACCTGCAAGCAACTTTACGACGAGAAAACACGGAATAAAAGACCAGACCGACCCGAATCCAGAAGCGGGTCCagatccccccaccccctgctcAGCGCCGCTAGAGGAATGGCCGATATCGCCTCAAAACACTCGCAGACTTTCGTAGACGCCAGCGATTCTTTCTCAGAGAAATCCCAAAGACAAGCGTCTCAGGGCAGCCGGGCCAACAACATCGCCTCTCGGATCTGTCAGGCCCCCCCCCCGTTTCTGAAGAAGTCCCTGAGCGTGGGCCCCTGCAGGGCGCTGTCGGGGTTCGGACAGCCTCGTCCTTTCCTCAAGAAGTCCTTCAGTCTGGGCTCTCAGAGGTGGGAGCACTTCGAGAGCCCCCGGGCGTACATCTCTGAGAAATACTACTGGGATGAGTTCCCCACCCCCGAGGTCCGGTCCTACAGTTTGGGCCGCAGCCCCTCCTCCTTCCCCAGACCGGGCCCCTCCTGGAGGGAGTACGTCCCGTTCCGACGCCCCGACATGGGGAGCTTAGAGAGACCCCACCCCGCTCAAAGACCCTTAGCTAGTCCCCCCTACCTCACTCCATCCATGTACCCCCCCAGACACGCCTCCATCCCCCCCATGATGGAACCCGATCGGCGACGGCAAGCCGCCGTTTTCCCAGAGTCCTCCAGGTGGGCCCCCTCGTATCAGGATCCCCAGAGGTGTGTGCAGTATAACTACATCCCCGTGCCCCCGCCCATCCCCGTCCCCGAGTACCAACACTGGCCGGGACCCAGGGGGGACGGCCTGAGACCCGCGGATCCCAGGAGGGGCCCCCCGAGGTCCTACCTGCCCAGGGGCATCAGCTGGCCCTCGCCTTATTACACCACCGGCCCACCGAGGGAGGGAGAGGGCTACAGGCTGATGGGTAGGGGGGGGGAGGCGGAGCCAAGGGAAGGTGGGCGGGCCAGCTACGCCAGTCAGAGCAGCGGCAGAGGCAGCGCCGGCCTCTTCCGCCAGTCGCTCTCCGTCACGCCCACTCTGCTCAGCTCGCCCGAAACCACGGAGGAGAACGAGCGCCACCGGGCGGAGGCGGAGCTTCAAGAGAGGAGAGCGAAAAG AAGGAACACGTCGGTTGATGAGAGTTATGAGTGGGACTCTGCTGACGTCTGCGTGGACCCCGAGGTCCTGGAGGCCCCCGGGTTCGatcagagagggaggggggagctCAGATCCGATCGAACCGGCGGCCTCCGGGACCGGCAGCGGAAAG GTTTTTCTCGGTCCTGA